The sequence below is a genomic window from Sardina pilchardus chromosome 9, fSarPil1.1, whole genome shotgun sequence.
tttggagtgtttttttttttttgtgctgtgtgtccCTATGAAAGtacagcccccccacacacacgtcaagaTCCAAATCGAGTAACCCATCCCACCACAAATGTAGAGGTTGGGACAGCCTAACTGGCTGAGGCTGGGGACGGAAATGGGAGatttgggggaggtgggggagttggggggggggggggggtagttaaCTGAAGGGATTAAATGACTTCTCTGTTGTTTCGAATGGCACAACAAAGAACCATACTGAAGATCATCCCGATAATCTAAAGTGGGAGAAAGGGGGTACAATAGGAAATTTACTTGTATGCAGTtgagacagaatgtttaatatTTTCAATATTTTCAATTTTTCGATGCTTACCATAACCCCTGCGATGCCAATACCCACATAGCCGATGATGAAGAGCTTTTCATTGAAATACTCATCGATGGCGTCCACACAATtctaaagacagacagacaaacacaaacaactgaTTTCCATTTTCCCTTCCCCTCCGTCATAGTACAAAACgtctaacagacaaacaagggTAATTAGCCTTGAGAAAGGGGAAATAAGGCGAGAAGGCtcagaaatgcattgtgggtaataTCACTGGAATTACAGTGTGTATGATGAGTGAACAGGATGTGCTTCTTACACCTCCACTGCTCGATATAAGCAGATTACATGTCTACactttgtgtacacacactagAGAGCACTAGGCCTTTAGGCCATGCACTTATGCTTATGTGATTGTGTCTTGGAACAAGGGCATGAGCGGAGCACACAAAGGCCTTTAGCCAATCGaattgtctgcctgcctgcccgctaTAAATAACATCATGGCGCCTTAGAGAGCTAGAAGGCTTCGCTAGCTCACTGGAGACACTAGGACAGGGGACTGGTGGAAAtgccacacatgtgcacacacatacaaacacacacacacacacaaatacacacactcacacgctctctctctcttttgcaacCGAATGACTGATGATGGCCCAAtgtaactaacacacacacacacacacacacacacacaaacacacacacacacaaatacacacactcacacgttctctctctcttttgcaatCGAATGACTGATGATGGCCCAGtgtaactaacacacacacatacacacacacacacacacacacacacacacacacacacacacaaacacacacgtcatgTATACCATAATTCAATAATCTCCGTCAGCCTTTCACAGACTAATGTCAAGTTAGCCCTCAGAATCAGTGGCCTCCTCCGTGTTATTTATAAGAGAATACCTCATAGCCACTACACCAATGCCTAATCTGGGACGGGTACGCATGACTTGGAGATATCTCTTCAGCAGGGCGTACTGGCAGCTATTCAACAAGAACTGCATTTTCGGCAAATACAGAGGAACTGAGGTGTGTGCCTTTGGGGAGGTTCCGCATTTCACACATGAAAGACTTGGCTAATgcatgaataaaacaaataaatatcagCAAATGTCGGCATAACTCTTGTATGATGTGTTTAAGTAAATATGAGTGTTTCTACTGAatactgtaatatactgtatacagtaataCTATTTAGATTGTTTAATCGAACTTTCTGCTATGACCAAAATGTAACAAACTTACATTTACAATACTTATTTTCATAAAAATGGATATAGAAATGGCTTTATAGAAATGTTTACCCGTCTGTTATGTTTTCAATACAACCTAAACAGACCATATCTATTCAGTCACTGTAGTGCTACACAATGCACCTGCTACAGAAATGTTGTGCCGAGGGTGCAGCTGTCTGTCAGGAAAGTGTCCGCCATTACAGGTGGAAAGACCAGCAGAAACAGGCAGGCGTTTCCTCCCAGCATCTCGCCATTGGCTGCTGTCTCACTACTGCCCTCAAGTGGTACTGAGGAGTAAGTTCATCACTCTCTTGATGGCCCCAACCATCACTATAACATCTGCTTGTTTCTATTCCATTATTTTAACTAACACTGAGGGTGTGTCCTTAAATCCTGATGTAAGACCAATGCCAATATTTGAGCTAATCAGCAAGTTAAATACACCCCTCTCTTCTTTACACCTAAAGCTTAGTTTTTAATTGGAACACGGGAATCGTGTATTGCTCTATTCAAGCAACtttgtttcccatttacagAGAAACCACTGGAATATGTTTTCAgggcatatagcctactgaagtGGCATCCAGAGGAATATGTCAAGAACGTAGCTGAATTTGATGGTGTGACAGATTTTGACAAAGCAACTTGTGGAGGCCTGATTGTTCTACCCATTGCTCTTGTTGCATGCCTGTGTTATTACCTTCGCCCAAGGAGggatgttttcatcggggtttgttggcttgtttgttggtttgtttgtttgtctgtctgtttgttcgcaagataactcaaaaagttacggATAGATTTCGATGGATTTTTCagggaatgtctgaaatgacccaaggtagaaactattacagtttttgcctattgcttacacacgttttgcagcatttggctcattatgtcaaaactctacacacagctatataagacatagcacttggggataaacaactcacatctatgccaaaatgaaacactgcaatcaaagcataacactcctttctaaaaacgaaattcttgcaacaaaactaaacacacaagcaccatttgaattatcctacatatcaccagtaacacactaatgtgctttacatgaaacactgccgtctttgtatatttttttaaaaatcttttttggtcattttctcagacctcgtcttctgtaaaactcaaaagttgtaatcaatcaagagtttttacaaaaaaacaaacattcttacagaaataaagagaaatagagacatcaaatatagcaacaaaacagaaaatacagaaaatactgtaattcctcaattgcatttagaaatgggctgtaagggggtaggtatacaacttttgatatatgaaaTTGATATGGTAGTTGAACCAATCTCAGACCAGAGCAGCCCTGATGTCATCTGAGACACATCTCTgcactggtccttgtctttgtccttgtcctcttccacgtccgacagctctctctccttgtcctcctatacttcttactctcattgggtgcctctcatttgtcttttatacaccctcccttccttcctcgatcctcgtcctcactgatctagataaagaatgatggggtgacaacaatgggatagtctatccagtgctagttatagatcagtgggaacgcccctcgaggatcaagcatcgaggatcgaggagagatgttgagaggcacccatagttctcaaaatggcttacctgaggcctatttgtagtgctaaggttcagaccgattggtgttatgttttctgtgcacgtgttttcaggtgtataagtaagtgcttgcaattgccagatgagtttagcattttgaacaaagtgttttcccaatgataccaggggattttgtttttgcacaaagtgtttaatgtaagaaaaagtgtgtagtgttttgaaaaaagggttttgcagaaagaaaatgtgtgtagtgtttcgcaaaaagtgttttgcagaaagaaaatgtgtgtagtgtttcgcaaaaagtgttttgcagaattgcaaacaatgtgcaaagcagagaatgtgtttaagctatggttacactgtgtgtaaagtataatacaagaactttaggtattgaggctttggtgtaaccatttgattttagtgtgtaagcaataggcaaaaactgtaattttgggagtgatccgtatcaccgatggatgcaggaggcagttatgtgttcgcttggcggaggtatgcgctctctgagtgcttttctagttgatatTGTTCCACACTGCTGCTTCGCAGGCTGATGGTCAGTATGAGGCTTTCATCTGCAGGACTCAGGGTTACCTTAGTCTCCTCGTTTTCGTCTGGTGGACACAGGGTCGGGTTGACTTCAGTGCCTCCACAGCACTGCAGCTGTAAGTGGAACAGAAGTAGAAgtgaagagaacacacacacacacacacacacacacacacacaaatgagctaCCGGTATGGTTACATTACAATAATACACAGGATAAGGTGTtaaaatcccttgtgccaaaatccaaggtAAAAATATCAAGAAGCCCCTGtccaaaattaacttaaagaaGCAAGCTAACCACACCAATCTGTCaaccaatggtcacaaacacaagacaaatggCCAAACTAACAGCAGTAAACAGTTTACAAGTGGAACGGAAGTTCCATGGTAACAGAGCTTAAACAAGGGcaacaggggtcagaggtcgtaaAGGCTACTCACGACAGTGTGGTACATGTTGGCGATGCTGGTGCCATTGCCGCTACCCTGCAGAGATCTCAGGTAGAAGTCGTTCACCTCATTAATGATCTGGAGTCATTCAAAGACAGAGAAACATGAGAAAACGAACGGAGAAAATAGCTCTAATATAAGCATTTctaagcttaaagggatagttcggattttaagacacgaagttgtatgggttccctgtcagcaacgtagtgcatcagcactgacttacccccgacagcgtcctgtgagccgagatccagccggtttttgatcgtttttgatgccggactattttcttcagcaagtttctggggtcacgaaagtaaagtgtttttcttctcaaaaccatatgcgttcaacagagtgatatatttgcaccacaaaaacgttgtccagctgtcagtagcgcgcagtgataggaatcgcgaaaaataagtaagtgataacgaggtttgaatttttcctggacaacgtttttgtggtgcaaatatatcactctgttgaacgcatatggttttgagaagaaaaacactttactttcgtgaccccagaaacttgccggactactttcttcagcatcaaaaacgatctaaaaccggctggatctcggctcacaggacgctgtcgggggtaagtcagtgctgatgcactacgttgctgacagggaacccatacaacttcgtgtcttaaaatccgaactatccctttaagagagcTTATGAAAGAGATTAAATGCAAGTTTTATAGTGGTGAAAAATACCTTTTCTCTGTTCAAGAATCCGAAGACTCCTGCGGCCACCTCCGCCCCGAAGATGACCATCAAACAGGCGAAGAACTGCAGGACACAGTTAGCAAGTCACTATCAGCTGAGGAGCTGATCGTCTGTCAGTATGGATTCAGTTGTTCAGCCATAAACTATAAACGTGACGCAACATATGATGTTGACTACAAGTACAATATAGGACGCTGAACGAGGCACACTGACTAACAGCACTATGGATAACTGAATCTTTacactgtaatgtcattaagcGCCACTGTTGGGATGGCAACAGCTCATCAGCAGATATCACATCCACGCAGACTCAATCTTCTGTCATGACTTCCCTCGTGGAAAATCATTTAGGCAAATCATTTTATTTAAATCAAATTTTAGAATCTCAAAGGAAGTGtgaatgtgttcatgtgtgtgtgtgtgtgtgtgtgtgtgtgtgtgtgtgtgtgtgtgtgtgtgtgtgtgtgtgtgtgtgtgtgtgtgcgcatgcgtgggCAATGGCGGACGCTGGCCCGACGCTGGCCCACAACAAACACTAACAACATCTCGCCCGTCGTAACTGCCGCCGAAAACGCAGAAAAAGATGTATAATATGCAGCTAGTATTACTCTTCATGATGTGCCTGATAACAACTCTGAAGGTGATCCTAAAAAAAGCCCGCAAATCCGGCAAAATATACATACAACAATCGCGTACCTACGACCCGGCGTCCCacctgtgtgttcatgtgtgtgtgtgtgtgtgtgtgtgtgtgtgtgtgtgtgtgtgtgtgtgtgtgtgtgtgtgttcatgtgtgtgtgtgtgtgtgtgtgtgtgtgtgtgtgtgtgtgtgtgttcatgtgtgtgtgtgtgtgtgtgtgtgtgtgtgtgtgtgtgtgtgtgtgtgtgtgtgtgtgtgtgtgtgtgtgtgtgtgcatgcgcatggaGGGAGGTAGCATTGTCATACCAATCCAAGAAGACATTGTGACTCCCGCACAGCCCCACAGCAACCGAAGAATCCCACAAGCATCATGACCCCTCCAGCAACGATGAGGATGTACacggctggagagagagagagagagagagagagagaaagagattataATAAACTGTTTTATAATAAATTGTTTTTTCTAAGGTACTGTACAGCAAAGGAAAGTCCAATATCCGATTCAATTTCCTGAGCAAAATTGTCAATAAATCACACAACTTATCATCCATAGTCAGACCATGCTTAATGCACTCTCACAGGTATTTCAAAATGACCTCATACAGGACTAGAACAACTCCAATAACACACCTGTCCATCAGAGGGCACTCTAACCCAAAAGGGTTTGCAGGACTTACTTGTTTAAACTCCCCTCTATGAAGGAGAGAGATCTTATGTGATTTTAAACTAACATTTTAAAGTCAGATCCTTTCTCACCTATGACCAGAGTACTACTTTTCACTAGTGTAAAAACATTGAGAAAGTTGAGCATAAAATACATGATAACAACACTGATAGGCTACAACATCTATTGGACCATTGTGAGGAAATCAACATGCTCTGTGAACACTGCTGAGTGagagtgaaaatgaaaaaaaaaaccctcaactCGTGGGAAAGCCCGCATTGGTTGAAATTTGATTTTCACAATTTCCCCCATCTTTTATGGTTTCACACTTCTGAAAGTACTGTAAGCACatgtcacccacccacacagttGGCTGAGAAGGCACACCCTTATTATTGTCACTAAATATTTCCTCTCACCCATAGTACAGTATAACAGCACAGAACtgtgagagccagagagaatAGGTCAACAGACTCATTTATGTGCAACACAACACTGACCCTGCCACTGGGCAATTGACATGCTACATGCTTATTATTGTCATCATTTTTACACAGTAAACTCAGTGAGCAGTTGAAACTTGAAGTGGGAGTTTCACCGAGAATATCAATCAGATATAACACATGCTGGGAAACAAAGTCCTCTGATGACGACGACAAAGAAACAGATGTGAGCGCGAGCTGAGAGTCACATGTCTCGGCAACACATGTTCTGTGCCCCTAGACACCAGATCACCACCACTCCCATTCCTctgaactcccccccccccccccccccactgctcATCTGGTCTCTCCTCACAGAAACAAGGGGCACATTGAGAGTGccctgtgtgtgcattcattagGTCAGTCAGGCCCCCGCAACAATGGCCTCCACACACTGACCAGGAGCCCGCCACTGCAgcctgcagagagggagagagagagagagagcgagggatggagatgagagagagagggagggagagagagcgagggatggagatgagggaaagagagaaagagacagagagagggagagaggcagtcTTGAGACATGTGATGGAGGGAAAGACGACAAGGAGAAAACATGATGAGGAAGAAAAGATGAtaaggagagaaagtgagagagggagagagagagcgagaggcagAATGATAGACCAGAGAgattgtgaaggagagagaggaaggaaaagtaaaaaggagagagagagaaaggaaaagtaaaaaaaaactgccaaaACAAGAAATAGGTAGATAAAAATCAAAgttaaaaagagagaagggaggagcaGAGACACTATGAGCAGAGGGCAAGAGGGATGACAGAGGGAGGACAGaaggatgaaaaagagagagtgatatgtGAAATggatgtgtgaaagagaaacgTGATCAtgtcagagagaaaaaggacGAGCAAGTTTTAAATGGGggacaggaaggagagaggaacaaACGAGTGAAGAAATACAGATgggaagagaaatggagggaatgacagggtataggcctacagaaaaGAGATAAGGACAAGGTGATAGAGGAGGAGTGAGATTAgggtagaaagagagactcAGAAGGTGAGGTTAAGAGATTCAGAAGATGAGGTAGACTAGAGACTGAGAAGGTGAGGTTAAGAGACTGAGAAGCTGAAGTAGAGAGACTCAGAAGATGAAGTAAAGGGAGACTCAGAAAGTGTCACAATTAAGAAAGGAGGACATGAAAAGTAGCTGCCTGTATCGGCCTGTGATGGTCGCAATAGCGACCACACACTGAAAACCCTGACTCTCTTTTCCACTGAGTTTTATAATGTTAATTTAATTCTTACACATCTTCCAATGTCTACATGTatccatatttacacacactttATGTTTAGCAACATTACATGACAACCAAGTAAACACCTCAGACACTATGCAACATGGTTACTTTATTGATTAAGTTAGCATTTCTTTGGCTTCATTTACCATCATGTTCGCAGCGTTTCTATTTGAGTGCGGCCGACTCCAGGAGCTGTGTGCAGCATCATATTCAGTCCGGGCGGACTTCCTGGCAAGACGGAGCAGTTGGTTCCGCTGGTTTAAATGCTCTATGGCCACATCCATTAGACGACTTTGCCATAGGGGTGCAGGAGCTTTTTGTACTTGGTTGGAGTCTCTTGTTTgcgtttattttgtgtttctttatgAATGTCTTTATGTGTAGTTTCTTTATTGCTAGCCCAATGGGTAGTTATCTTTTTGAATTTCGTAATGTCTAAAAGTGAATTGATTTTGTTGTGCTCCCCTTTCAATTATTAATGGTCTGTCCAGTCTGTATTTAAGTTCCCCTTTTGTCTCATTGGGGTAGTTCTGGTCGGGTGTTCATGTTGGTGCATTGGAGATTGTCGGTTCTGTTTAGATGCCCTTATTGTGGGCGCAGAACTTTATTTAAAGTATCATTTTGTTATCTAATACTCTTTTTTGTAATAAAACCATTTTTTGAAGGAATCTAAATCCTGGCATCCCTGTGTCGACTGCTCGATCCCTCACACGGCCCATATTAGTTCTGTTGACGGGTCCCAGCCTATTCGCAAATAATATGATATACAATGGCAGTGGCTGATAATTCTATGTTTATTTGCTACCTTGCAGCAATTCTGCACCAGCTAAATACTGTGTTATGCATACACTGGCACATTCAGAGGAAGTGCTAAGAAGGTCTAAAAGACttttttcaggttttttttttcaatcatgaATATTTTGTGTCCCTGCCACTGAAGGgtataattaagaaatattggCATACATTTTCAGCCATGGGCCCAaattgttattttcaacactgGAATTGGCCCAGAATCCCACAACTGGTGCAtcccctgtaaaaaaaaaaaggtggtgGGAGACGGGTGCTGCTGATGAAGAATGAAAaatagaaagacaaaaaagaaagtgggttaaaaagagagatgggagaggggaggggggttgttcAGGAGTGAAGAGCTCAGGGGCAGAGGGAATGACTGTGGGAGCCTGGGCTTCAAAAAGAGAGACGAGAGAAAGGGGTTGTTGTTGTAAACGAGTGTGAGGCACAGAGTGAAAAAGACGAGGGCGCgcgggcgggtgggtgggtgtgtgggtgtgtgggtaggCGGGCGAGCATCTTTGCTGGGCTGGCATCTGTGGTGAGAGTGGCACTCTTGGGGCCTGAAGTGGTGTGGATGGCGTCATCTCTCTGGCGACTCACTGAGCTGAACAGTGCCGCTCTCcttctcaccctcctcctcctcctccttctcctcctcctcctctcctctcctccaccctctctaaTAGTGCTTCAGCAACTCACATTCGTGTTCACAGCCTCATCAGTGCCTCTAACTCAACCAAGCACTATAATTAAACCTCagggggtgggagtgtgtgtgtgtgtgtgtgtgtgtgtgtgtgtgtgtgtgtgtgtgtgagtggaggggggggaggggtcatAGCAGGTTGTTTTTCCTGTTCTGGgtcaggagggtggaggagatgaATCGGGGGCAAAACCTCAGAGGACTCGCCGGCAGAGAAAACAAGCCCCTGCTGGCAGACCCCAACTGCCGCGAGTGCACCGACGGGCGGACGCGGCGTAATAAATATCCATTAAAAACCACAATCGCTTTACACACTAATGACTCCTGCAGCGTAGGAAGCGGTCCTGGCACCCTGGGGCGAAATGGCGGCTTGGCTTTGGGTTTCGCTGGCTTGTTTGGCCAGTCATGGAGGATGCAAATGGCAAAGTGCAGCGGAGTTTGATAAACGGTCGTTATCAGCGCCGAAACCCTCAAGGGAAACAAAACGCGCCGCACAGAGCAACAGTCAAGGGTGGCCGACCGCATGGAAAAGCAGAAAGTCAAGTCACCTGCACGGAATGTGCTGTATCTGCCTGTTGGATCTGGTAACGACAGCGCGGGTCCTTGTCTCTCCGCCTCACTTTCTCTCGGGCATCCTGCGAGCGCGCGCGCGGCTTCCGATAATATTTATGTGGTTGCCAGGGTTACGCTGGAGAGGCCAACATGGCATGTGCCGCTGCAGAGCCGCGAGCTGAAGCTAAGCGTGCGGCCATAAACAACAGGCCTGTGTCAGCTCAGGGCACCCGTTAGCCCGGGCCAGCACAGGGCCAGACCCAGCCCGGGGTTGCATCATAGCCGAGACGCCAATAAGCCTGGCATCCCTCACCACTGAAACTCAATCTGAGAGACACGCAGACATGGGCTACATGAGCTGCAGTTCACTAGGGATGTCTGTATGTCAGAAGGTGACTAGTAAACCTCACCGAGGATTACTATAGCTATGCAATAAAGAGTGAATAAAACACAATAATGACAGTAAATTGATACATTGCTTACCTTCTACAGTACAGTTGGGAACATGaatggtggacttgtgtgtgtatcacccAGTAATCAGTAATTCGGCTGATTAAAATGcaaaacttgtgtgtgtgtgtgtgtgtgtgtgtgtgtgtgtgtgtgtataggcaaATGAGATTCACACGAAATTCGTGCTGTAGGAGAAACCCACGTGACACGTGTGAAATGTCACGAAACAAACGATTAGGCGAAACCAGGAAAAGAACGAGATAAGGTAAAAATACGCTCGTTTGCCCTTCATAGTCTTACAAGCCACCCAGTTTTACTGCATCCAGTACCCCTCCTGCTTCAGAGCGCTATTAACAATGACACCAATTTGGAGTTAACGAGGGACTAATGGGCCGTGGGCTCATTGAAAGCACCTTTTCTGGACGGCACCGTACCCACGAGAGTACAGCGGCGTACGGGAGTCAgggcacactggcacacacacacacacacacacacacacacacacacacacacacacacacacacacacactgtgacatcaTGGGCCTTGCAAGGACTGGGCATGTGTCCAACCTCTTGGATGCCAAGGGCAATACCAGGCTGACACACTGGGCATGTGGCGTTCAGAGACTTGGCTCAGAACTCGGTAAGGTGAGGAGGCCTACCCCTACTGTGATGTTTGGCGTCCTGACAACAGATCTTGCTCTGACTGTGAGAGAAGCAACGCTACGCTAATTGAATCTTATACACTGTAGCTATAGTGGTCATTATGCAATGGTCTCTCCGATGTGCTCTCGTAGAGAATATAAGCGAATACAGCATCATGTGACAGCCACAATGATACCACTAATCAAGCTGTTCAGAAACTCTAAGATATGCGAATGACGTCACCCTTAAGAATGGAGAGGTTTGGCAAATGACGTCAGTGGGCCAAGACAGAACATCAGCCTACTCCAACCCAGACTTTAGTTGGGAGTGTTTTGACTGCATAGAGACCCAAAAATAGAAACTTACTCAGTCACCTAAAATGACATGCTTGCTTGCGTCAAATTCTGACAAACAGTATGACATAGTCCTCTAAAACAACATGCCACCAAAATTAGACACTGGTCCTTCCATAGCTATCTTCATCCTCTTTTCACCTCGTCTCTCTGACGAAAAGATCTCTCATTGGGTTCTTTAATAAGTGCACAGCTCTAAATAGATCGCTCCTGCTCGTGACTTCCATCTAGGCAGTAACTGTTTTTAAGGTTAATCACAGCTTCTAACCGCAAAGCATAGACGGGTCCCCCAAGACATCTTCCACTAAACAAGTACAGCTCCATTAAGGCCTTCAACTTCAAGATGAGCAGATTCATCTTTTTTTCTGATGGTGGGCAAACGTAGCTGTCTTTCTCCCCTCCCAAAAAAATACTGTCTAAATGTGTAGACATAAAACACTTCTCCTTTGGTTTCTAGGGCTGCCTGTCTAATCTCTCTGAGAGAGTGGGTGGTGGATGCCTCTAGCAATGGCAGATAGCCTCCGCTCTGTGCTATCACACTCCACACTGCGCCATCAACAACGAGCCTCTATTACGCCTCCAGATCTGATCTGGAGATCTACCGTAATTTCTCTTTAACTACTAGCCGCGGCTTACACactgattttgctacatttcttcagcgaTGAGGTTAATACGCGGGAGCAGTtcatatggcattaatatggttttgtttcttttaacttgcataaaacactgacctgcggcttatacacaatgcggctaatacacaggaaattactgtaataaagCAACGCAGAGGCTCGGCAGCCGACCTAGTGAGCAGCGCCCGGAACTCCGGACCGGATAGCCAGCGGACGGACGAGGGAACTGTTGCCGACGCTCATTTATATCTTCCTCCCCGGGTCCCCGAGAACGTATCAAAGGTTTCATCCCTACTGCCAGAGGGGTCGGCACTCCTCTGATAAGGTCTGTGTAAAAGCATCCAGACTGAGATTAATTGGCCTCATACTGTAGATGGGGCAAAACCTCAAAACTCTtactcacccccccacccccccaccccccggaaATCTCCGGAAAATAGAACGCCGTCAGCGGCAATACAATTATTTAATTTGGCGGCGATAAGCGAGAAAATAACCT
It includes:
- the LOC134091728 gene encoding tetraspanin-2-like yields the protein MSKVQGGMKCVKYLLFVFNFIFWLSGSLVVGVGLWLRFEPNTLSLLKVDDGHDVPDAPETYFIAVYILIVAGGVMMLVGFFGCCGAVRESQCLLGLFFACLMVIFGAEVAAGVFGFLNREKIINEVNDFYLRSLQGSGNGTSIANMYHTVLQCCGGTEVNPTLCPPDENEETKNCVDAIDEYFNEKLFIIGYVGIGIAGVMIIGMIFSMVLCCAIRNNREVI